Proteins co-encoded in one Brassica oleracea var. oleracea cultivar TO1000 chromosome C4, BOL, whole genome shotgun sequence genomic window:
- the LOC106337206 gene encoding putative methylesterase 19: MEKKSKKHFVLVHAGCHGAWSWYKVKTLLEAAGQCVSAIDLAASGINTTRAEEIQTLEDYSKPLLEMMDSLASEEKVILVAHSMGGIPAALAADIFPCNTAAIVFLTSSMPDTKNPPAYVFEKLIASIPPEEFLDTVFGSYGTCDRPLQTILFGPKFLAEKFYQLSPVEDLELAKLLVRVNPLVTNNLAGTRRFSEEGYGSIPRIYIICEEDNIIPKEYQRWIISNFPPREVIKIKDADHMPMNSKPQELCACLLKIADTYA, from the exons ATGGAGAAGAAGAGTAAGAAACACTTTGTGCTTGTCCATGCGGGATGCCACGGCGCGTGGAGTTGGTACAAGGTGAAAACACTTCTAGAAGCTGCAGGACAATGTGTCTCTGCTATTGATCTGGCAGCATCGGGTATCAACACAACCAGAGCGGAAGAGATTCAGACGTTGGAGGATTATTCCAAGCCATTGCTAGAGATGATGGACTCGCTTGCCTCTGAAGAAAAGGTGATTCTAGTCGCTCATAGCATGGGAGGTATACCAGCTGCTCTGGCTGCCGACATCTTTCCTTGTAACACCGCTGCTATTGTCTTCTTGACATCTTCGATGCCCGACACCAAAAACCCTCCTGCTTATGTTTTCGAAAAG TTGATTGCAAGCATTCCACCAGAAGAGTTCTTGGACACGGTGTTTGGAAGCTACGGGACATGTGATCGTCCTCTACAGACTATTCTTTTTGGACCAAAGTTCTTAGCCGAGAAATTTTACCAACTGTCTCCAGTTGAA GATCTTGAATTGGCGAAACTGTTGGTGAGGGTAAACCCGTTAGTTACAAATAATCTGGCAGGGACAAGAAGGTTTAGTGAGGAAGGGTATGGATCGATTCCACGTATCTATATAATATGCGAAGAGGATAATATAATACCTAAGGAATACCAGCGCTGGATAATCAGCAACTTTCCACCAAGAGAAGTTATAAAGATAAAAGATGCTGATCATATGCCAATGAACTCCAAGCCTCAAGAACTTTGTGCTTGTCTCTTGAAGATCGCAGATACGTATGCATGA
- the LOC106337205 gene encoding methylesterase 7-like — translation MEMENKNQKRFVLVHGLCHGAWSWYKVKPILEAASHTVTAVNLVASGINTTRLEEIQTLEDYCKPLLDVLSSADEEKVVLVAHSMGGISAAFAADIFPHKISAIVFVTSFMPDTTNPPAYVFKNMMASISEQDWLDTVLGSYGRTDHPLQFALFGPKFLAKHLYQLSPVQDFELAKMLLRVNPSVTDNLAGTKSFTEEGYGSVTRIYIICGEDNVVRDDYQRWMINNFPVKEVMEIKDADHMPMFSKPQELCALLLEIADKYA, via the exons ATGGAAATGGAAAACAAGAACCAGAAGCGGTTTGTGCTTGTCCATGGGCTCTGCCACGGCGCATGGAGCTGGTACAAGGTGAAACCGATTCTCGAGGCTGCAAGTCACACTGTGACCGCAGTAAATCTAGTTGCGTCAGGTATAAACACGACCAGATTAGAAGAGATTCAAACACTAGAGGATTACTGCAAACCATTGCTTGATGTTCTGAGCTCGGCTGATGAAGAGAAGGTGGTTCTTGTTGCTCATAGCATGGGAGGAATATCCGCAGCGTTTGCAGCTGACATTTTCCCTCATAAGATCTCTGCTATTGTCTTTGTGACATCCTTCATGCCTGACACAACAAACCCACCTGCTTATGTTTTCAAAAAT ATGATGGCAAGCATTTCAGAGCAAGATTGGTTGGATACCGTGTTGGGGAGCTATGGGAGAACTGATCATCCGTTACAGTTTGCTCTCTTTGGACCAAAGTTCTTGGCCAAGCATTTGTATCAACTTTCTCCAGTCCAA GATTTTGAATTGGCGAAAATGCTGCTGAGGGTAAACCCATCAGTTACGGACAATCTGGCAGGGACAAAAAGCTTCACTGAGGAAGGGTACGGATCGGTTACACGTATCTACATCATATGTGGAGAGGATAATGTGGTACGTGATGATTACCAACGTTGGATGATCAACAACTTTCCGGTAAAAGAAGTGATGGAGATCAAAGATGCTGATCATATGCCAATGTTCTCCAAGCCTCAGGAACTCTGTGCTCTTCTCTTGGAGATTGCAGATAAATATGCATAA